Proteins co-encoded in one Anopheles moucheti chromosome X, idAnoMoucSN_F20_07, whole genome shotgun sequence genomic window:
- the LOC128307367 gene encoding vacuolar protein sorting-associated protein 4, which yields MASGSTLQKAIDIVTKATEEDRNKNYEEALRLYEHGVEYFLHAIKYEAQGDKAKDSIRAKCFQYLDRAEKLKAYLKKGKKKPVKDGDSASKDDKSKGNDSSDSDSDDPEKKKLQAKLEGAIVFEKPHVKWSDVAGLEGAKTALKEAVILPIKFPHLFTGKRMPWKGILLFGPPGTGKSYLAKAVATEANNSTFFSVSSSDLVSKWLGESEKLVKNLFELARSHKPSIIFIDEVDSLCSARSDNESESARRIKTEFLVQMQGVGSDNDGVLVLGATNTPWILDSAIRRRFEKRIYIPLPEEHARLVMFKIHLGNTAHTLTEDNLRTLASKTDGFSGSDISIVVRDALMQPVRKVQTATHFKQVSGPSPVDKQTICDDLLVPCSPGDPGAIEMTWVDVPGDKLFEPPVTMNDMLKSLASTKPTVNEDDMQKLNKFTEDFGQEG from the exons ATGGCGTCCGGTTCAACCTTGCAGAAGGCAATCGACATTGTGACGAAAGCGACGGAGGAAGACCGGAACAAAAACTACGAGGAAGCGCTACGCCTCTATGAGCATGGCGTAGAATACTTTCTGCATGCGATCAAGT ATGAGGCCCAGGGGGATAAAGCGAAGGATTCGATCCGGGCCAAGTGCTTCCAGTATCTGGATCGGGCGGAAAAGCTTAAGGCATACCTGAAGAAGGGCAAGAAGAAACCGGTAAAGGACGGTGATAGTGCCTCGAAGGATGACAAATCGAAGGGCAACGACAGCTCCGATTCGGATTCGGATGATCcagagaagaagaagctgcAGGCAAAGCTCGAAGGTGCAATCGTGTTCGAAAAGCCGCACGTCAAGTGGTCGGATGTTGCCGGGCTGGAAGGTGCAAAGACGGCACTGAAGGAGGCCGTCATACTGCCGATCAAGTTTCCTCATCTGTTCACCGGCAAGCGAATGCCTTGGAAGGGTATTCTGCTGTTTGGC CCACCCGGTACCGGTAAATCGTACTTAGCGAAGGCCGTCGCCACGGAAGCAAACAATTCGACCTTCTTCTCCGTGTCCAGTTCCGACCTCGTCTCCAAGTGGCTCGGTGAGTCAGAAAAGCTCGTCAAGAACCTGTTCGAGCTGGCCCGCTCACACAAACCATCAATCATCTTCATCGACGAGGTGGATTCGCTGTGTTCCGCCAGATCGGACAACGAAAGTGAAAGTGCCAGACGCATCAAGACGGAATTCCTTGTGCAAATGCAGGGTGTCGGCAGTGACAATGATGGGGTGCTAGTGCTCGGCGCTACGAACACACCGTGGATATTGGATTCCGCCATCCGGCGTCGATTTGAGAAGCGCATCTACATCCCACTGCCGGAGGAGCACGCCCGGTTGGTGATGTTTAAGATCCATCTCGGCAACACGGCCCACACGCTGACGGAGGACAATTTGCGTACGCTCGCGAGCAAAACGGACGGCTTTTCCGGCTCGGACATTTCAATCGTGGTGCGCGATGCGCTGATGCAACCAGTCCGGAAGGTACAAACGGCAACACACTTCAAGCAGGTGAGCGGCCCATCGCCGGTGGACAAGCAAACGATCTGTGACGATCTGCTGGTACCGTGCAGTCCGGGTGATCCCGGTGCGATCGAGATGACGTGGGTAGACGTACCCGGCGATAAGCTGTTCGAGCCACCGGTAACAATG aaCGATATGCTGAAATCTCTGGCCAGTACGAAACCAACCGTCAACGAGGAcgacatgcaaaaactgaacAAATTTACCGAGGACTTTGGACAGGAAGGTTAA
- the LOC128307368 gene encoding vesicle-associated membrane protein-associated protein B isoform X1 yields MAKPTQLLNIEPANELKFLGPFRTAVASYMRLTNPTDHDIFFKIKTTAPKKYCVRPNCGLLEPHESQEIAIVLQPFIFDSNEKNKHKFMVQSMVKPDDEEINLEDLWKKYPEKLMDSKLRCVFECPLDSNQPAPAAESATVASPPNSKQSSAAVASNDAGAQFSNAQFNAMSNEDEQKSEAALLKEVKKLRDNESVLRQENLQLREQIIQLHMQVDGRAKEQSSAATAAKSVPVQSVPVHYQNPYSPPPQLARNPPLELMYTVIAAVVMGIVGVLIGKVMYSDGNK; encoded by the exons ATGGCGAAGCCTACTCAGTTATTAAATATTGAACCGGCGAACGAGCTCAAATTCCTGG GCCCGTTTCGGACTGCTGTTGCGTCCTATATGCGGCTCACCAATCCAACCGACCATGATATCtttttcaaaatcaaaacaaccgCACCGAAGAAGTACTGTGTGCGACCGAACTGTGGCTTACTGGAACCCCACGAATCACAGGAGATAGCCA TCGTTCTACAGCCATTCATATTCGATTCGAATGAGAAGAACAAGCACAAGTTCATGGTGCAATCGATGGTAAAGCCCGACGATGAGGAAATCAATCTGGAAGACCTCTGGAAGAAGTATCCGGAGAAGTTGATGGATTCGAAGTTACGGTGCGTGTTCGAATGCCCGCTGGACAGCAACCAGCCGGCACCGGCAGCCGAATCGGCGACGGTGGCCTCACCGCCCAACAGTAAACAATCGTCTG cagcagtggcaagCAACGATGCCGGCGCACAGTTCTCAAACGCACAGTTTAACGCGATGAGCAACGAGGACGAGCAGAAGTCGGAGGCGGCACTGCTGAAGGAGGTGAAGAAACTCCGGGACAACGAAAGCGTTTTGCGTCAGGAAAATTTGCAACTGCGG GAACAAATTATACAGCTACACATGCAAGTGGACGGACGGGCTAAGGAGCAATCGTCGGCGGCCACCGCTGCAAAGTCAGTCCCGGTACAGTCGGTGCCCGTACACTACCAAAATCCGTACTCGCCACCGCCACAGCTGGCTCGCAATCCGCCGCTGGAGCTAATGTACACCGTGATTGCCGCCGTGGTCATGGGCATTGTCGGCGTACTGATCGGCAAGGTCATGTACAGCGACGGTAacaaataa
- the LOC128307368 gene encoding vesicle-associated membrane protein-associated protein B isoform X2 encodes MAKPTQLLNIEPANELKFLGPFRTAVASYMRLTNPTDHDIFFKIKTTAPKKYCVRPNCGLLEPHESQEIAIVLQPFIFDSNEKNKHKFMVQSMVKPDDEEINLEDLWKKYPEKLMDSKLRCVFECPLDSNQPAPAAESATVASPPNSKQSSAVASNDAGAQFSNAQFNAMSNEDEQKSEAALLKEVKKLRDNESVLRQENLQLREQIIQLHMQVDGRAKEQSSAATAAKSVPVQSVPVHYQNPYSPPPQLARNPPLELMYTVIAAVVMGIVGVLIGKVMYSDGNK; translated from the exons ATGGCGAAGCCTACTCAGTTATTAAATATTGAACCGGCGAACGAGCTCAAATTCCTGG GCCCGTTTCGGACTGCTGTTGCGTCCTATATGCGGCTCACCAATCCAACCGACCATGATATCtttttcaaaatcaaaacaaccgCACCGAAGAAGTACTGTGTGCGACCGAACTGTGGCTTACTGGAACCCCACGAATCACAGGAGATAGCCA TCGTTCTACAGCCATTCATATTCGATTCGAATGAGAAGAACAAGCACAAGTTCATGGTGCAATCGATGGTAAAGCCCGACGATGAGGAAATCAATCTGGAAGACCTCTGGAAGAAGTATCCGGAGAAGTTGATGGATTCGAAGTTACGGTGCGTGTTCGAATGCCCGCTGGACAGCAACCAGCCGGCACCGGCAGCCGAATCGGCGACGGTGGCCTCACCGCCCAACAGTAAACAATCGTCTG cagtggcaagCAACGATGCCGGCGCACAGTTCTCAAACGCACAGTTTAACGCGATGAGCAACGAGGACGAGCAGAAGTCGGAGGCGGCACTGCTGAAGGAGGTGAAGAAACTCCGGGACAACGAAAGCGTTTTGCGTCAGGAAAATTTGCAACTGCGG GAACAAATTATACAGCTACACATGCAAGTGGACGGACGGGCTAAGGAGCAATCGTCGGCGGCCACCGCTGCAAAGTCAGTCCCGGTACAGTCGGTGCCCGTACACTACCAAAATCCGTACTCGCCACCGCCACAGCTGGCTCGCAATCCGCCGCTGGAGCTAATGTACACCGTGATTGCCGCCGTGGTCATGGGCATTGTCGGCGTACTGATCGGCAAGGTCATGTACAGCGACGGTAacaaataa
- the LOC128307001 gene encoding putative protein TPRXL translates to MCCAPMSDYCTKMALLDDTNGNTVNINNQPVAEAAGDGCTVGAAMAPTTANSVTMLHSPSNDDLSQSLSEYTDADESISAPTELLAEFLSAIMIRDYVNALKYCKQILQYEPNNTTARDFYPHILSKISEMQSNELSGESDENYNFNCSSPLASSASSPSSRSVSSSPASSRSSCSSSSSSSSGCDNIDEVIMVCSSDSDESSEACCSFPDSIGNEDEGVKGYIPQQEAPEAAEGDSSLPLVQEAAIAVGTVALTGSRSLSDNNTSQSYSSLLLEDEEKDLTLSDISNLNIEEDETSNDCGGSLENSYTPLDVTAPVVKPVPTTNLASATVFASRLVAMLRSKVIPSKAAGD, encoded by the exons ATGTGCTGTGCGCCGATGTCTGATTATTGTACGAAAATG GCTCTTCTGGACGATACCAACGGTAACACGGTTAACATAAACAACCAGCCTGTTGCGGAAGCTGCCGGGGACGGGTGTACCGTTGGTGCGGCGATGGCACCAACAACAGCCAATTCCGTCACGATGCTACACTCACCGTCGAACGACGATCTGAGCCAAAGTTTGTCCGAGTACACGGACGCCGATGAAAGCATATCAGCCCCAACCGAACTGTTGGCGGAA TTCCTGTCGGCCATTATGATCCGTGACTATGTAAATGCGCTTAAGTACTGCAAGCAGA TACTACAGTACGAGCCCAACAATACGACTGCACGCGATTTTTACCCACACATCCTTTCCAAAATCAGTGAAATGCAGAGCAACGAGCTGTCGGGTGAGAGTGACGAAAACTACAACTTCAACTGCAGCTCACCTTTAGCTTCATCAGCTTCGTCGCCATCTTCCCGTTCCGTTTCCTCGTCGCCGGCATCGTCCCGTTCGTCCTGCTCCTCATCTTCATCGTCCTCATCCGGTTGCGATAACATCGACGAAGTTATCATGGTGTGCAGCAGCGACAGTGACGAATCGTCCGAGGCGTGCTGCTCGTTTCCGGATTCGATTGGCAATGAGGACGAGGGTGTGAAAGGCTACATTCCACAGCAGGAAGCACCGGAAGCAGCTGAAGGTGACAGCTCTCTTCCGTTGGTGCAGGAAGCGGCAATAGCGGTCGGGACGGTTGCATTGACAGGTTCCCGTTCGCTGAGTGACAACAACACGTCCCAGTCTTACTCGAGTCTGCTGCTGGAGGACGAGGAAAAGGACCTTACCCTGTCCGACATTTCGAATCTCAACATCGAGGAGGATGAAACATCGAACG ATTGTGGCGGTTCGCTGGAGAACAGCTACACACCGCTGGACGTGACTGCGCCGGTGGTAAAACCGGTCCCGACGACGAATCTTGCTTCTGCCACGGTATTTGCCTCACGGCTTGTGGCAATGCTACGGTCTAAAGTAATACCATCCAAGGCGGCAGGCGATTGA
- the LOC128307135 gene encoding complex I intermediate-associated protein 30, mitochondrial produces the protein MLGMYSLRSRCVALGRCCEREFHALPKKATTSTKQQVSENRLLVRQLEANLIRPGVISSGLFWERHRKGGYQTEQRVSTKELIINGLKELRTEFALFQQEWKEKLESDPLVVFRPGEIDVVFGFEKQTDLDHWVVTTDKDHGQGFSQASLELSQAGYGLFHGTLESRVPKDGRIKRAGYANIKSLRVRKSFKREAFYDWSQYNTLVLKVRGDGRSYLINLTAEGYYDILWNDIYHYVLYTRGGPHWQVAKIPFSKFFLASKGRVQDQQGPVPLNRITNVGFSVGSRGGHEGSFHLEFDFIGLEFDPSHQEEFAYEMYRQQKYIVGT, from the exons ATGCTGGGAATGTATTCATTAAGGAGTCGGTGTGTAGCGCTTGGTCGATGCTGCGAGCGGGAGTTCCATGCATTACCGAAAAAGGCCACCACATCCACAAAACAGCAGGTCTCCGAGAACCGGTTGCTGGTGCGTCAGCTAGAGGCGAACCTCATCCGGCCGGGCGTCATATCGAGCGGACTGTTTTGGGAGCGTCATCGCAAAGGGGGCTACCAGACGGAACAGCGTGTTTCCACGAAAGAATTGATCATTAACGGGCTGAAGGAACTGCGCACCgagtttgctttgtttcagCAGGAGTGGAAAGAGAAGCTGGAAAGCGATCCGCTGGTAGTATTTCGGCCGGGTGAGATCGATGTGGTGTTTGGGTTTGAAAAGCAAACCGATCTGGACCACTGGGTCGTAACGACGGACAAGGACCATGGTCAGGGATTTTCGCAGGCATCGCTCGAACTAAGCCAGGCTGGATATGGATTGTTTCACGGAACCCTGGAATCGCGTGTGCCAAAAGATGGCCGGATCAAACGGGCTGGTTACGCTAATATCAAAAGTCTACGCGTAAGG AAATCATTCAAACGAGAAGCATTCTACGACTGGAGCCAGTATAATACGCTCGTGCTAAAGGTACGTGGTGATGGACGCTCCTATCTGATCAACCTAACCGCGGAAGGTTACTACGATATTCTCTGGAACGATATATACCACTACGTGCTGTACACGCGCGGTGGACCACACTGGCAGGTGGCGAAAATTCCGTTTTCCAAGTTCTTTCTCGCCTCAAAGGGCCGAGTGCAGGACCAACAGGGTCCGGTACCGCTCAATCGGATCACAAATGTAGGATTCTCCGTCGGATCGCGCGGTGGTCACGAAGGTAGCTTTCATCTGGAGTTCGACTTTATCGGTTTGGAGTTCGATCCTTCACATCAGGAAGAGTTCGCATACGAAATGTACCGCCAGCAGAAGTATATTGTGGGAACGTAG
- the LOC128306907 gene encoding probable cardiolipin synthase (CMP-forming), whose amino-acid sequence MLLTLGTHTLLTISGRSALPGLVLRIAYHRSLYLPRSCIGRGTRGSLPGNARRLGTPRLPYDTQPWFGRNQVTADALLPSASIGSYQRRYSSNLKKKQPRVVAVKSVEGSELLQNVLQKNKQLLQEKRDVLVRDIRERKEKVKERVEEVIERENIATVPNLLCIGRIVASPYLGYVIVQGEFRLAMGMLIVAGLTDLADGLIARHWPSQASRLGSFLDPMADKVLVGSLVIAMSYIDLLPMWLTAMILFRDVFLIGAGFVIRYISLPQPRTLSRYFDVTHATAQLAPTFISKLNTAVQLVTVAATLGAPIFNYVDHAYLHGLWYLTGFTTIAAAASYLTSKDTYKILRKKS is encoded by the exons ATGTTGCTAACACTCGGTACGCACACACTGCTAACTATTTCCGGCCGTTCAGCGCTGCCGGGGTTGGTGTTGCGCATCGCTTATCACCGCTCGCTGTACCTACCCCGCAGCTGCATCGGCCGCGGTACGCGCGGATCGCTTCCAGGGAATGCGCGACGTCTGGGTACACCTCGCCTTCCGTACGACACACAACCATGGTTCGGTCGAAACCAAGTTACTGCCGACGCACTGTTGCCATCCGCCAGTATCGGTAGCTATCAACGACGCTATTCGTCCAATCTGAAGAAGAAGCAACCGCGCGTAGTCGCCGTTAAGTCGGTCGAGGGTTCCGAACTGCTGCAGAACGTGCTGCAAAAGAACAAACAGCTGCTGCAAGAAAAGCGTGATGTGCTCGTACGCGACATCCGTGAGCGTAAGGAGAAGGTAAAGGAACGCGTGGAGGAAGTCATCGAGCGGGAAAACATTGCCACCGTACCGAACCTGTTGTGTATCGGGCGCATCGTTGCATCGCCCTATCTCGGCTACGTGATCGTACAGGGTGAGTTCCGGCTAGCGATGGGTATGCTGATCGTCGCGGGGCTAACCGATCTTGCCGACGGATTGATTGCACGTCACTGGCCCAGTCAGGCTAGCCGGCTCGGGTCGTTTCTCGAtccgatggcggacaaggtgctGGTCGGATCGCTCGTTATCGCGATGTCTTACATCGATTTACTCCCAATGTGGCTCACCGCCATGATATTGTTTCGGGATGTGTTTCTTATCGGTGCCGGTTTCGTCATACGCTACATCAGCTTACCGCAGCCG CGCACCCTTTCCCGGTACTTTGACGTGACGCACGCAACCGCCCAGCTGGCGCCAACTTTCATCAGCAAGCTGAACACTGCCGTACAGCTGGTCACTGTTGCTGCCACGCTCGGTGCACCAATCTTCAATTACGTCGACCATGCGTACCTTCACGGGTTGTGGTATCTGACCGGGTTTACCACCATTGCGGCTGCCGCTAGCTACCTCACCAGCAAGGACACGTACAAAATACTACGCAAAAAATCGTAG